The Streptomyces sp. NBC_01255 genome window below encodes:
- a CDS encoding UbiX family flavin prenyltransferase, whose translation MKSRRPWVVGVSGASGTPYAAAVLRGLLAAGESVDLVVSRASRLTLLDETGISFRDAHWREDLATWLARGADGKPGTFDVGDALEDVRYWAAGDLAAGPSSGSYPAKGMLVVPASTAAVAGVALGLSKDLLQRVASVTLKERRPLVVAVRETPLNGQTLKHMVALDEAGAVVLPASPAFYAGATHIQDLVDFVAGRVLDAAGVPHRLYRRWEGELGAALQAD comes from the coding sequence ATGAAGAGTCGTCGGCCCTGGGTGGTGGGGGTTTCGGGCGCGTCGGGTACGCCGTACGCGGCCGCCGTACTGAGGGGGCTGCTCGCCGCGGGTGAGAGCGTCGACCTCGTCGTGTCGAGGGCCTCGCGGCTCACGCTCCTCGACGAGACGGGGATCTCCTTCCGGGACGCGCACTGGCGCGAGGACCTGGCGACCTGGCTGGCGCGGGGCGCCGACGGGAAGCCCGGCACGTTCGACGTCGGGGACGCGCTGGAGGACGTGCGGTACTGGGCGGCCGGGGATCTGGCCGCGGGGCCGTCCTCGGGCTCGTACCCGGCGAAGGGGATGCTGGTGGTGCCGGCCTCGACCGCCGCGGTGGCGGGAGTGGCACTCGGGCTCTCGAAGGACCTGCTGCAGCGGGTCGCGAGCGTGACGCTGAAGGAACGGCGGCCGCTGGTGGTCGCCGTGCGGGAGACCCCGCTGAACGGTCAGACGCTCAAGCACATGGTGGCGCTGGACGAGGCGGGCGCCGTGGTGCTGCCCGCCTCTCCGGCGTTCTACGCGGGGGCGACGCACATCCAGGATCTGGTGGACTTCGTCGCCGGGCGGGTGCTGGACGCGGCAGGTGTGCCGCATCGGCTGTACCGCCGGTGGGAGGGAGAGCTGGGTGCGGCTCTCCAGGCTGATTAG
- a CDS encoding Lrp/AsnC family transcriptional regulator, whose amino-acid sequence MDAVDRQLIQALRENGRASYAELGRLVGLSGPSVTDRINRLEAAGVITGYRATVDAASLGLGVTALIGISLSDAADHEDVARRLKDLAEIEDCWFIAGDDSFMLKVRVGDVDGLEKTIRRLSGTKGVSRTRTTIVLSTKWENRVGDLPEEG is encoded by the coding sequence ATGGACGCCGTGGACAGGCAGCTCATCCAGGCTCTGCGCGAGAACGGTCGTGCCTCGTACGCCGAGCTCGGCCGGCTCGTCGGGCTCTCCGGCCCCTCCGTCACCGACCGGATCAACCGTCTTGAGGCGGCCGGGGTCATCACGGGCTACCGCGCCACCGTCGACGCCGCCTCGCTCGGCCTCGGCGTCACCGCCCTCATCGGCATCTCCCTCTCCGACGCCGCCGACCACGAGGACGTGGCCCGCCGCCTGAAGGACCTCGCCGAGATCGAGGACTGCTGGTTCATCGCCGGCGACGACTCCTTCATGCTCAAGGTCCGCGTCGGCGACGTCGACGGCCTGGAGAAGACGATCCGCCGCCTCAGCGGCACGAAGGGCGTCTCCCGCACCCGTACGACGATCGTGCTCTCCACCAAGTGGGAGAACCGGGTCGGAGACCTGCCCGAAGAGGGCTGA
- the mqnE gene encoding aminofutalosine synthase MqnE, with product MDAGLKRELEQKVRDGERLSREDGIALYESDDLAWLGGLAHEVRTRKNGDVVHFNVNRHLNMTNVCTASCAYCSFQRKPGEKDAYTMRIEEAVRLAKAMENDNLTELHIVNGLHPNLPWRYYPRSLSELKKALPNVSLKAFTATEIHHFETISGMSASDILDELIEAGLESLTGGGAEIFDWEVRQHIVDHRTHWEDWSRIHRLAHSKGLKTPSTMLYGHIEEPRHRVDHVLRLRELQDETGGFQVFIPLRYQHDFVDMQDGKVRNKLQARTTMATGAEALKTFAVSRLLFDNVPHVKVFWVMHGVQTAQLALQHGADDMDGSVVEYKITHDADNYGTPNKLGREDLLELIRDAGFRPVERNTRYEIIREYDGPDANRRETPQSMRF from the coding sequence ATGGACGCTGGACTCAAGCGCGAACTTGAGCAGAAGGTCCGGGACGGTGAGCGGCTGAGCCGCGAGGACGGCATCGCCCTGTACGAGTCCGACGACCTCGCCTGGCTCGGCGGGCTGGCCCACGAGGTCCGGACCCGCAAGAACGGCGACGTGGTGCACTTCAACGTCAACCGTCACCTCAACATGACGAACGTGTGCACCGCCTCCTGCGCGTACTGCTCCTTCCAGCGCAAGCCGGGCGAGAAGGACGCGTACACCATGCGCATCGAAGAGGCCGTGCGCCTCGCGAAGGCGATGGAGAACGACAACCTCACCGAGCTGCACATCGTCAACGGGCTCCACCCCAACCTGCCCTGGCGGTACTACCCGCGCTCGCTCTCCGAGCTCAAGAAGGCCCTGCCGAACGTCTCCCTCAAGGCCTTCACCGCCACGGAGATCCACCACTTCGAGACGATCTCCGGGATGTCGGCCTCCGACATCCTCGACGAGCTGATCGAGGCCGGTCTGGAGTCCCTGACCGGCGGCGGCGCCGAGATCTTCGACTGGGAGGTCCGGCAGCACATCGTGGACCACCGCACCCACTGGGAGGACTGGTCCCGGATCCACCGCCTGGCGCACTCCAAGGGCCTCAAGACGCCTTCGACGATGCTGTACGGGCACATCGAGGAGCCGCGCCACCGCGTCGACCACGTGCTGCGGCTGCGTGAGCTCCAGGACGAGACCGGCGGCTTCCAGGTCTTCATCCCGCTGCGCTACCAGCACGACTTCGTCGACATGCAGGACGGCAAGGTCCGCAACAAGCTCCAGGCGCGCACGACGATGGCGACCGGCGCGGAGGCCCTGAAGACCTTCGCTGTCTCCCGCCTCCTCTTCGACAACGTGCCGCACGTCAAGGTCTTCTGGGTCATGCACGGCGTCCAGACGGCGCAGCTCGCGCTCCAGCACGGCGCGGACGACATGGACGGCTCGGTCGTCGAGTACAAGATCACGCACGACGCCGACAACTACGGCACGCCGAACAAGCTGGGCCGCGAGGACCTGCTGGAACTGATCAGGGACGCGGGCTTCCGCCCGGTCGA